In the genome of Raphanus sativus cultivar WK10039 chromosome 4, ASM80110v3, whole genome shotgun sequence, one region contains:
- the LOC108854983 gene encoding phosphatidylinositol/phosphatidylcholine transfer protein SFH2-like, with protein sequence MNAADVGISEDDKRSTKLRTLKEKAINATNKFKQSITKKRRVRGVPIVDEIDTEELQQVDAFRQALILEELLPSKHDDYHMMLRFLRARKFDIEKAKQMWADMLSWRKDYGADTIIELKCLLSFFFCKDFDFEEIDEVAKYYPQGYHGVDKEGRPIYIERLGLVDPTKLMKVTTIDRYLKYHVKEFEKTFNVKFPACSIAAKRHIDQSTTILDVQGVGATSFKKAAKDLLQSIQKINNDYYPETLNQLYIMNAGVGFKTMWKAVKPFLPPKTIAKIHLLSSKEKSKLLEIIDANELPEFLGGKCTCADKGGCMRSDKGPWNDPDIFNLVVQNGEGRTSRKNETEKLGEQEEICRVEEKEEFIDKKVDTNTQLYKANNNNNVPVSDVSRLLKRKWYVYGVVMALLMWIVGVMMRLNKKKMPSRLTEEANVYPDGVTVMPTQEYMAMAKKMTDLEEKYGSVDAQAREKEKVLYVALGRVDQLELELFETKKALDETMTRQHEMMAFIDKKEKKKKKKKRKFLPKGCFGGVSSASSL encoded by the exons ATGAATGCTGCAGATGTTGGGATCTCGGAAGATGACAAGAGGTCAACAAAGCTTCGCACCCTCAAGGAGAAGGCAATAAATGCGACGAACAAGTTTAAGCAGTCCATAACGAAGAAACGTCGTGTGAGGGGCGTCCCAATCGTTGACGAAATCGATACTGAAGAGTTGCAACAGGTTGATGCTTTCCGTCAAGCTCTTATATTAGAGGAGCTTCTCCCCTCGAAACACGATGATTATCATATGATGCTTAGGTTCTTGAGGGCAAGAAAGTTTGATATCGAAAAGGCCAAGCAAATGTGGGCTGATATGCTTAGCTGGAGGAAAGACTATGGTGCAGACACTATCATAGAG CTAAAGTGTctcctctctttcttcttttgcaAGGACTTTGATTTCGAAGAAATAGATGAAGTGGCTAAGTACTATCCACAAGGATATCACGGTGTTGATAAAGAAGGAAGACCTATCTATATTGAGAGGCTAGGCCTAGTGGATCCCACAAAGCTGATGAAAGTGACCACAATCGATAGGTACCTGAAGTACCACGTGAAAGAGTTTGAGAAGACTTTCAACGTCAAGTTCCCGGCTTGTTCTATTGCAGCGAAGAGACATATTGATCAGAGTACAACGATCTTGGATGTTCAAGGCGTG ggGGCAACTAGCTTCAAGAAAGCTGCAAAAGATCTTCTTCAGAGTATTCAGAAAATCAACAACGATTACTACCCTGAG ACACTGAACCAATTGTACATCATGAATGCTGGTGTTGGGTTCAAGACTATGTGGAAGGCTGTTAAACCTTTCCTTCCTCCAAAGACTATAGCCAAGATTCAC CTTCTTAGCAGCAAAGAGAAAAGCAAACTGCTAGAAATCATTGACGCCAA TGAACTGCCTGAGTTCTTGGGTGGTAAGTGCACCTGCGCAGACAAAGGCGGATGCATGCGTTCAGACAAAGGTCCATGGAACGACCCCGATATCTTCAAT TTGGTTGTTCAGAACGGGGAAGGTAGGACCTCGAGGAAGAACGAAACAGAGAAATTAGGCGAACAAGAAGAGATCTGCAGAGTTGAGGAGAAGGAGGAGTTCATCGACAAGAAGGTGGATACTAATACACAGCTTTACAAggccaacaacaacaacaacgttCCAGTTTCAGATGTGAGTAGGTTGTTGAAGAGGAAATGGTACGTATACGGAGTGGTGATGGCGTTGTTGATGTGGATAGTGGGAGTCATGATGAGGctaaacaagaagaagatgccaAGTAGACTCACCGAGGAGGCGAATGTGTACCCAGACGGAGTGACGGTTATGCCGACGCAGGAGTATATGGCGATGGCCAAGAAGATGACAGATCTTGAGGAGAAATACGGCTCCGTGGATGCTCAGGCTCGGGAGAAGGAGAAGGTTCTCTACGTTGCACTTGGTCGTGTTGACCAGCTCGAGCTTGAGCTGTTCGAAACCAAAAAG GCGCTGGACGAGACAATGACGAGGCAACATGAGATGATGGCATTCATCgataagaaagaaaagaagaagaagaagaagaagaggaag TTCTTACCGAAAGGCTGCTTCGGTGGAGTATCTTCAGCCTCCAGCTTGTAA
- the LOC108855218 gene encoding 40S ribosomal protein S25-4, translating into MAPKKDKVPPPSSKPAKSGGGKQKKKKWSKGKQKEKVNNMVLFDQATYDKLLTEAPKFKLITPSILSDRMRINGSLARRAIRELMAKGVIRMVAAHSSQQIYTRATNT; encoded by the exons ATG GCGCCAAAGAAGGACAAGGTTCCGCCGCCGTCATCTAAGCCAGCGAAATCCGGAGGCgggaagcagaagaagaag AAGTGGAGCAAGGGAAAGCAAAAGGAGAAGGTGAACAACATGGTGTTGTTTGATCAGGCTACTTACGACAAGCTTCTCACCGAAGCTCCCAAGTTCAAGCTCATCACCCCTTCCATTCTCTCCGACCGTATGAGG ATTAACGGGTCTCTAGCAAGGAGGGCTATTAGGGAGCTAATGGCGAAAGGTGTGATCAGGATGGTCGCTGCTCACTCGAGCCAGCAGATCTACACTCGTGCCACCAACACCTAA
- the LOC108854984 gene encoding uncharacterized protein LOC108854984 — protein MDSFTTQKTKPRKTKRLARKSRVQIILDIVSRAIETIVVLVTVAKLCYQLVVAFHDSGVAAVILANRNLAFVVGNAIVIALIAKSGLLSNQEAVPKYKSNDLYEEFVRESSKREGVQRSEMRNRGKQSEAENEAEQSITETRPKQSESEKETQSITENIAKQSNSDQGEGQVVVEKKTKKSISEKRVKRSKHEKLTEQSTSVKKMEKQNLAEERQQIQSYQRSKSENVKGLKKSCCGRLRRSETDASSERFDSDDELRYKIESFIAKQRRNQNDD, from the coding sequence ATGGATTCATTTACTACtcagaaaacaaaaccaagaaaGACGAAGAGGCTTGCGAGAAAGTCTCGTGTTCAGATCATCTTGGATATTGTTTCTCGGGCGATCGAGACAATTGTTGTTCTGGTTACGGTTGCTAAGCTCTGCTACCAGCTCGTTGTGGCGTTTCATGACTCTGGTGTCGCCGCGGTTATACTCGCAAACCGTAACCTCGCGTTTGTTGTGGGAAACGCGATAGTCATTGCTCTAATCGCTAAATCCGGCCTTCTCTCGAATCAAGAAGCTGTTCCGAAGTACAAAAGCAACGATCTTTACGAGGAGTTTGTTCGGGAGAGCTCAAAGAGAGAAGGAGTTCAACGGTCCGAGatgagaaacagaggaaaacaGAGCGAAGCAGAGAACGAGGCTGAACAGAGCATAACCGAAACCAGACCAAAACAGAGTGAATCAGAGAAAGAAACGCAGAGCATAACTGAGAACATAGCAAAGCAGAGCAATTCCGACCAGGGAGAGGGACAGGTTGTAGttgagaagaagacaaaaaagAGCATTTCTGAGAAGAGAGTGAAAAGGAGCAAACATGAGAAGCTAACAGAACAGAGCACTTCCgtgaagaagatggagaaacAGAATTTGGCTGAGGAGAGGCAGCAGATACAGAGTTACCAACGAAGCAAGTCAGAGAATGTGAAGGGTTTAAAGAAGAGTTGTTGTGGAAGGTTAAGGAGATCGGAGACAGATGCTTCTTCTGAAAGATTTGATTCTGACGATGAACTCCGATACAAGATCGAGTCTTTCATTGCCAAGCAGAGGAGAAATCAAAATGATGACTAG
- the LOC108854982 gene encoding uncharacterized protein LOC108854982 has product MDYLDLDDQPAAAAAPAARAGAKFKPKGRPQPKKKLLSLSTSQTTLSTLHLPKETLSTQTQDPVSLDDVSTIVPDSEPINQSTIETISKENVFSEGLSVLRACSNVNSEGKKCDNATEAAPAYPHDDDPRRQDSGHFVTQETDDTIHPQTQRMQTGEDECHWNMETLNIVQEEGIITTSYEQHTGKFQPKPRLPDAVIEEPESHCSVDYTTDANQYALTVNVESRNEFNSLGNTVVEEETLTGRESKKGKSKRGRKQKTTSEEEPNKSLEKKKKFKHSGRRQRNRTLEKELLETPDDEIKYLPIRDMLRLVEYREWMEKKEAKGAPVVPSTQESNTNALEDNHYYSQGFDAEDEFGMMVETENQENNVVKPDSPVNYQTYMNKTPRAKWSKQDTELFYEGIQEFGGNLSMVQQLFPDRTRQQIKLKFKLEERRNPLKLNDALTTRSKHITHFHTVIKKLQQEAAAEREGEEEDGEEEEETTDVPENEEPAKSEETGDGVAGVKEPDLEYIENNGGDECEGEDDDDDEFWNSYKSEM; this is encoded by the exons ATGGATTATTTAGACTTGGATGATCAacctgctgctgctgctgcaccagctg caAGGGCCGGTGCAAAGTTTAAACCGAAAGGTAGACCACAGCCCAAGAAGAAGCTACTCTCTCTTTCAACCTCCCAAACCACACTCTCTACCCTTCATCTTCCCAAGGAAACACTCTCTACGCAAACCCAAGATCCCGTTTCTCTAGATG ATGTTTCAACTATTGTGCCTGATAGTGAACCCATTAACCAATCCACCATTGAAACAATCTCTAAAGAG aATGTGTTCTCAGAAGGGCTTTCTGTTCTTCGTGCTTGTTCTAACGTTAATTCTGAGGGAAAGAAGTGTGATAATGCCACAGAGGCAGCACCTGCATATCCTCATGATGATGATCCTAGGAGACAAGACTCTGGACATTTTGTTACTCAGGAAACGGATGATACTATTCATCCTCAAACTCAAAGGATGCAAACAGGG GAAGACGAGTGCCATTGGAACATGGAGACTCTTAATATTGTACAGGAGGAAGGCATCATCACCACTTCATATG AGCAACATACTGGAAAGTTCCAACCAAAGCCTAGATTGCCAGACGCTGTGATTGAAGAACCTGAGTCTCATTGCTCTGTTGATTACACAACGGATGCTAATCAGTATGCGTTAACGGTCAATGTGGAATCAAGAAATGAATTTAATAGTTTGGGGAATACAGTAGTGGAAGAAGAAACACTGACAGGAAGAGAAAGCAAAAAGGGAAAATCGAAGAGAGGTCGAAAGCAGAAAACCACTAGTGAAGAAGAACCAAATAAGTCtctcgagaagaagaagaagttcaagCATTCAGGTCGTCGGCAGAGAAACAGAACAT TGGAGAAAGAATTGCTTGAAACCCCGGATGATGAAATCAAATATTTGCCCATTAGAGATATGCTTCGCCTTGTTGAATATAGAGAATGGATGGAG AAAAAGGAAGCAAAGGGAGCTCCTGTTGTGCCGTCAACCCAAGAAAG TAATACGAACGCACTGGAGGATAACCATTATTATTCACAAGGTTTTGACGCAGAAGATGAATTTGGTATGATGGTGGAGACtgaaaatcaagaaaataacGTAGTGAAACCGGACTCACCGGTTAACTATCAAACGTACATGAACAAGACTCCCAGAGCTAAATGGTCAAAGCAAGATACAGAACTTTTCTATGAG GGAATTCAAGAGTTTGGGGGAAATCTATCGATGGTACAACAGCTGTTTCCTGATAGAACGCGTCAACAGATCAAACTCAAGTTCAAATTGGAAGAACGCAGGAATCCATTGAAGCTTAATGATGCATTAACAACTCGCTCCAAAC ATATTACTCATTTCCATACTGTGATTAAGAAGCTTCAGCAAGAAGCTGCAGCTGAAagggaaggagaagaagaagatggagaagaggaagaggaaactACTGATGTTCCTGAGAAT GAGGAGCCAGCGAAGTCTGAGGAGACGGGTGATGGAGTAGCTGGCGTTAAGGAACCGGACCTTGAGTATATTGAGAATAACGGAGGAGATGAATGTGAGggagaggatgatgatgatgatgagttttGGAATTCTTATAAAAGTGAAATGTAA